Proteins found in one Rhodobacteraceae bacterium D3-12 genomic segment:
- a CDS encoding capsular polysaccharide biosynthesis protein, whose translation MAEQGNDKAAGGETSRRLYYFNAGFLRQKRVRRIVELAGYELCLGKPGSEDRVAVWGHSPYAGRGEAVAEATGAGIVRIEDAFLRSLRPGRAGEPPLGLQIDQTGVHFDAANPSDLETLLATHPLDDTALLNRARGGIARMQDAHLSKYFGHDPEGEAPKPGYVLVIDQTEGDASVAHGRADKNSFLEALYWAQEENPGAKILIRSHPETTQGFRGGYFDESHAKGRVKFHDTPISPWVLLEGAVAVYTVSSQMGFEAILAGHKPVVFGQPFYAGWGLSDDRNPHPLPQRGRALTRAQLFAAAMILHPTWYDPYRDRLASFEEALDAAEALARGWREDHRGWIGEEIRLWKRAPFQKVFGAHKRMIFGTEQRDAEGRRRMVWASKAAPEREGIIRVEDGFLRSRGLGAELVPPLSLVCDDLGIYYDPTRQSRLERLIAKRAELRPDQDVRVEQLIRAVRELGVTKYNLGGDAPALPAGRRILVPGQVEDDASVLTGGGKIAGNRALLEAARAHNPDAVIIYKPHPDVEAGLRDGKIDAGDLADMVVSAADPVALLDQVEEVWTMTSLLGFEALLRGVKVTCTGAPFYAGWGLTRDLGDVPARRRGQVSLHGLVHAALIDYPRYFDPVSGQPCPVEVAVERLASGEIPHPGALNRLVSKLQGVFAGFAPMWRR comes from the coding sequence ATGGCTGAGCAAGGCAATGACAAAGCCGCCGGAGGGGAAACCTCCCGGCGGCTTTACTATTTCAACGCAGGCTTTCTGCGCCAGAAGCGCGTGCGCCGGATTGTTGAGCTGGCCGGGTATGAGCTGTGCCTTGGCAAGCCCGGCAGCGAGGACCGCGTCGCCGTTTGGGGGCATTCGCCCTATGCCGGGCGGGGCGAGGCGGTGGCCGAGGCCACCGGCGCAGGGATTGTGCGGATTGAGGATGCGTTCCTACGCTCGCTCAGACCGGGGCGTGCGGGTGAGCCGCCGCTGGGGTTGCAGATCGACCAGACCGGGGTGCATTTTGACGCCGCAAACCCCTCAGACCTTGAGACGCTTTTGGCCACGCATCCGCTGGATGACACCGCTTTGTTGAACCGGGCGCGGGGCGGGATCGCGCGGATGCAGGACGCGCATCTGAGCAAGTATTTCGGACATGACCCCGAAGGAGAAGCGCCCAAGCCGGGCTATGTTCTGGTCATAGATCAGACCGAGGGCGATGCCAGCGTGGCGCATGGGCGGGCGGACAAGAACAGCTTTCTTGAGGCCCTGTATTGGGCGCAGGAGGAGAACCCCGGCGCGAAGATCCTGATCCGATCGCACCCCGAAACAACACAAGGCTTTCGCGGTGGCTATTTCGACGAGAGCCACGCCAAGGGGCGGGTCAAATTTCATGACACTCCGATCTCTCCCTGGGTGCTGCTTGAGGGGGCGGTGGCGGTCTATACCGTGTCTTCGCAGATGGGGTTTGAGGCGATATTGGCGGGGCATAAGCCGGTGGTGTTCGGGCAGCCGTTTTACGCCGGTTGGGGGTTGAGCGATGATCGCAACCCGCATCCCCTGCCCCAGCGCGGGCGCGCTCTGACGCGGGCACAGCTTTTTGCGGCGGCGATGATTTTGCACCCGACGTGGTATGATCCCTATCGTGACCGGCTGGCCAGTTTTGAAGAGGCGTTGGATGCGGCGGAGGCCTTGGCGCGGGGCTGGCGCGAGGATCATCGCGGCTGGATCGGGGAAGAGATCAGGCTGTGGAAACGCGCCCCCTTCCAGAAGGTGTTTGGCGCCCATAAGCGCATGATTTTTGGCACGGAGCAGCGCGATGCCGAGGGGCGGCGGCGCATGGTCTGGGCCAGCAAGGCCGCGCCGGAGCGCGAGGGGATCATCCGGGTCGAGGACGGTTTTTTACGCTCGCGCGGGTTGGGGGCGGAATTGGTGCCGCCGTTATCGCTCGTCTGTGACGATCTGGGGATTTATTACGACCCGACGCGGCAAAGCCGGTTGGAGCGGCTGATCGCCAAGCGCGCAGAGTTGCGCCCGGATCAGGATGTGCGGGTGGAACAATTGATCCGCGCGGTGCGAGAGTTGGGCGTTACCAAATACAATCTGGGCGGGGACGCGCCCGCGCTGCCCGCGGGGCGGCGCATATTGGTGCCGGGACAGGTTGAGGATGATGCCTCGGTCCTGACGGGGGGCGGCAAGATTGCGGGCAATCGCGCCCTTCTGGAGGCGGCGCGGGCGCACAACCCCGATGCCGTGATCATTTACAAACCCCACCCGGATGTTGAAGCCGGATTGCGCGACGGCAAGATCGACGCCGGTGATCTGGCGGATATGGTGGTGAGCGCGGCGGACCCTGTTGCCCTACTGGATCAGGTGGAGGAGGTGTGGACGATGACCTCGCTGCTTGGGTTTGAGGCGCTGTTGCGGGGCGTGAAAGTGACCTGTACCGGCGCGCCGTTCTATGCCGGTTGGGGGCTGACACGTGATCTGGGAGATGTTCCGGCGCGGCGGCGTGGGCAGGTTTCATTACACGGGTTGGTGCATGCGGCGTTGATTGATTATCCACGCTATTTTGACCCGGTGAGCGGGCAGCCCTGCCCCGTGGAAGTGGCTGTCGAGCGGCTTGCCAGTGGGGAGATCCCGCATCCGGGGGCGCTCAATCGGCTGGTCTCAAAGCTACAGGGGGTGTTTGCCGGATTTGCGCCGATGTGGCGGCGGTAA
- a CDS encoding polysaccharide biosynthesis/export family protein, whose protein sequence is MKPVNSRWARTVALVAALAVVSSCGLPRVGPTKKEIFEGSVQRKGDAFVVAVNDRVTRATSVVPALGFSEEFKRAGVLGSDTIRPGDTLGITVWENVDDPLLGSSGATGASSAATLEEIQVDGSGFIFIPYAGRIRAAGNNPEAIRRIITRKLSEQTPDPQVEVRRIAGDGSTVSLVGSVGGQGVYAIERPTRTLTTMLARAGGISIAPEITQITVIRGNKRSKIWLQDLYNNPELDIALRGGDKILVEEDARTFTALGATGTQTRVQFDSQTLSAVEALAQVGGLTASAADPTGVFVFRNEPAEIANRVLGRDDLVGPQRLVYVLDLTQPNGMFMARDFSIRDDDTLYVTEAPFTQWNKTISAVTGTLGAVGTVSSGVDALGG, encoded by the coding sequence GTGAAACCCGTAAACTCCCGTTGGGCGCGGACTGTCGCCCTTGTCGCCGCTTTGGCGGTCGTGTCGTCCTGTGGCCTTCCGCGCGTCGGGCCGACCAAAAAAGAAATTTTCGAAGGTTCAGTGCAGCGAAAAGGTGATGCCTTTGTTGTGGCGGTCAATGACCGGGTCACGCGAGCCACGTCGGTTGTGCCGGCGTTGGGCTTTAGCGAAGAGTTCAAGCGCGCAGGCGTCTTGGGGTCGGACACGATCCGGCCGGGCGACACCTTGGGGATCACCGTTTGGGAAAACGTGGATGATCCGCTCTTGGGCTCGTCGGGGGCGACAGGCGCCTCTTCGGCAGCCACATTGGAAGAAATTCAGGTCGATGGCTCGGGCTTTATCTTTATCCCCTATGCCGGTCGCATTCGCGCAGCGGGCAACAACCCCGAAGCGATCCGACGGATCATCACCCGCAAGCTTTCTGAGCAGACCCCTGACCCGCAGGTTGAGGTGCGCCGCATTGCCGGTGACGGCTCGACCGTGAGCCTTGTCGGTTCGGTCGGTGGCCAAGGTGTTTACGCAATCGAACGCCCGACCCGGACGTTGACCACAATGCTGGCGCGGGCCGGTGGTATTTCGATCGCGCCGGAGATCACTCAGATCACCGTGATCCGTGGCAACAAGCGGTCGAAGATCTGGTTGCAGGATCTCTACAACAACCCTGAATTGGATATTGCGCTGCGTGGCGGTGACAAGATTCTGGTTGAGGAAGACGCCCGCACCTTTACTGCGCTGGGCGCGACGGGCACGCAGACGCGGGTTCAGTTTGACAGCCAGACCCTGAGCGCGGTTGAAGCGCTGGCACAGGTCGGCGGTTTGACCGCGAGCGCCGCCGATCCGACCGGCGTTTTCGTGTTCCGCAACGAGCCTGCCGAGATCGCCAACCGGGTTCTGGGGCGCGATGATCTGGTCGGGCCACAGCGCTTGGTTTACGTGCTGGACCTGACGCAACCCAACGGCATGTTCATGGCGCGCGATTTTTCGATCCGCGATGATGACACGCTTTATGTGACCGAAGCACCGTTCACCCAGTGGAATAAGACGATTTCCGCCGTCACCGGCACCTTGGGCGCGGTCGGCACCGTCAGCTCGGGCGTGGATGCGCTTGGTGGCTGA
- a CDS encoding capsular biosynthesis protein, whose amino-acid sequence MAALTGKNRAFLFLQGPHGPFFNRLGKMLRLAGAEVWRVGFNAGDRAFWFHSKSYIPYTGAQTDWPAHFEALVEEKSITDIVLYGDTRGIHYEAVKRARERGLRVHVFEEGYLRPYWVTYERGGSNGNSRLMDMSIAQMREVLAHSDMDAPLPPARWGDMRHHVFYGALYHFFVMFRNRDYRNFRPHRDLPVTKEFQLYLKRLLLMPAQAAERWLATLRVRWGGFPYHLALLQLEHDSSFQMHSPFKSMPDFLDVVIRGFAQGAPGHHHLVFKAHPLEDGRVPLRREIRRIAKDCGVEARVHYVRGGKLAQLLNDARSAVTVNSTAAQQVLWRGIPLKVFGRAVFDKPEFVSTQPLPEFFAQAGRPDSRAYQEYRRYLLETSQIAGGFYSARGRRQLMRMVVDMMLSADDPYEALERGTAAPRQQLRLVN is encoded by the coding sequence ATGGCTGCACTTACCGGCAAAAACCGCGCTTTCCTGTTTCTTCAGGGCCCGCACGGCCCGTTTTTCAACCGGCTGGGCAAGATGTTGCGCCTTGCCGGAGCCGAAGTGTGGCGTGTCGGGTTCAATGCCGGTGACAGGGCGTTCTGGTTTCACTCAAAGAGTTATATTCCCTACACCGGTGCGCAAACCGACTGGCCCGCGCATTTCGAGGCCTTGGTTGAGGAAAAATCCATCACCGACATTGTGCTTTACGGCGACACCCGCGGCATTCATTACGAGGCGGTTAAGCGGGCGCGCGAACGTGGGCTGCGGGTGCATGTGTTTGAGGAAGGCTATCTGCGGCCCTATTGGGTCACGTATGAGCGTGGCGGCTCGAACGGGAATTCGCGGCTGATGGATATGAGCATCGCGCAAATGCGCGAGGTTCTGGCCCATTCGGACATGGATGCCCCCCTGCCCCCGGCACGTTGGGGCGATATGCGCCATCATGTGTTTTACGGCGCGCTTTACCATTTCTTTGTGATGTTTCGAAATCGCGATTACCGCAATTTCCGGCCACATCGCGATCTGCCCGTCACCAAGGAATTCCAACTTTACCTCAAGCGCCTGTTGCTCATGCCGGCGCAGGCAGCGGAGCGGTGGCTGGCGACGTTGCGCGTGCGGTGGGGCGGCTTTCCCTATCATTTGGCTCTGTTGCAGCTTGAGCATGACAGCTCGTTCCAGATGCACTCCCCCTTCAAAAGCATGCCTGATTTCCTTGATGTGGTGATCCGCGGGTTTGCCCAAGGTGCGCCGGGGCATCATCACCTTGTGTTCAAGGCGCACCCACTGGAAGACGGGCGCGTGCCGCTGCGCCGCGAGATCCGTCGCATTGCCAAGGACTGTGGCGTTGAGGCGCGGGTGCATTATGTGCGGGGTGGCAAGCTGGCGCAGCTTCTGAACGATGCAAGAAGCGCGGTTACGGTCAATTCAACCGCCGCGCAGCAAGTGTTGTGGCGCGGAATTCCGCTCAAGGTGTTTGGCCGTGCGGTGTTTGACAAGCCAGAGTTCGTATCAACCCAGCCCCTGCCCGAGTTTTTCGCGCAGGCCGGGCGCCCGGACAGCCGGGCCTATCAGGAGTATCGCCGTTATCTGTTGGAAACCAGCCAGATAGCGGGCGGCTTTTATTCGGCGCGGGGCCGGCGACAGCTGATGCGGATGGTGGTTGATATGATGCTCTCTGCGGACGATCCTTATGAGGCGCTTGAACGGGGGACCGCGGCTCCGAGGCAACAGTTGCGGCTGGTGAATTAG
- a CDS encoding riboflavin synthase, whose protein sequence is MFTGIITDIGTVKTLEQRGDLRARIATGYETSGIDIGASIACNGVCLTVIALGDDWFDVDISAETVSKTNLDSWAEGTPLNLERALKVGDELGGHIVSGHVDGVAELIAMQNEGDSTRLTFHAPETLARYIAPKGSVALNGTSLTVNDVDGCDFGINVIPHTQEVTTWGQAKTGDRVNLEIDTLARYVARLRDFD, encoded by the coding sequence ATGTTCACAGGCATCATCACCGATATCGGCACCGTGAAAACGCTTGAACAACGCGGCGACCTGCGCGCGCGTATCGCCACAGGCTATGAAACGTCGGGCATCGACATCGGCGCTTCGATTGCCTGCAATGGCGTTTGCCTGACGGTGATCGCACTTGGCGATGACTGGTTCGACGTTGATATCAGCGCCGAAACCGTGTCGAAAACCAACCTCGATAGCTGGGCCGAGGGCACCCCCCTCAACCTTGAACGCGCACTTAAAGTGGGCGATGAACTGGGCGGCCATATCGTGTCGGGCCATGTCGATGGCGTGGCCGAATTGATCGCGATGCAGAACGAGGGCGACAGCACCCGTCTCACCTTCCACGCACCTGAAACACTGGCCCGCTATATTGCGCCCAAAGGCTCGGTCGCGCTGAACGGCACGTCGCTTACAGTGAACGATGTCGATGGCTGCGACTTCGGCATCAACGTCATTCCGCACACCCAAGAGGTCACCACTTGGGGCCAAGCAAAAACCGGCGATCGGGTGAACCTCGAAATCGACACGCTCGCCCGCTACGTTGCCCGCCTGCGCGACTTCGACTGA
- a CDS encoding MBL fold metallo-hydrolase yields the protein MTLFKPSRRDILKLAAIAPGFVLPAVGRASLGAPLGENPGYFRFTLGEAKMTVLSDGYFTTPIKEVAVNADRDMVEAALKQHFLPAGINYAHTNHLYVELGDTKLLVDVGSGSRFFDSTGRLVANLEAAGIDPGSITHVFITHAHPDHIWGIRDDFDEAIFPDAQYVMGEVEHSYWMQDDLVNKVAPEEQQFVLGAVNSINADGVEWTLIRDGAEIAPGIRAMNSFGHTAGHMSLHVSSGDHQLIALGDAFAQVWMNFAHPDWVNGIDADPVQTVASRSAILDRAAADRVALLGYHFPFPGVGHVAREGAAYRFVPALWQFGG from the coding sequence ATGACACTTTTCAAACCCAGCCGTCGTGACATTCTGAAACTTGCAGCTATAGCGCCCGGATTTGTGCTGCCTGCGGTGGGGCGCGCTTCGCTCGGGGCGCCATTGGGCGAGAACCCGGGGTACTTCCGGTTCACCTTAGGGGAGGCGAAGATGACCGTTCTCTCCGATGGCTATTTCACCACGCCGATCAAAGAGGTGGCGGTCAATGCCGATCGGGACATGGTCGAGGCTGCGTTGAAGCAGCACTTTTTACCTGCCGGGATCAACTATGCGCATACCAATCATCTATATGTTGAGTTGGGAGACACCAAATTGCTTGTCGATGTCGGCTCCGGCTCGCGCTTTTTTGACAGCACGGGACGGCTTGTGGCCAATCTTGAGGCGGCCGGAATCGATCCGGGCAGCATCACCCATGTGTTCATCACTCACGCCCATCCCGATCACATCTGGGGTATCCGCGATGATTTCGACGAGGCGATTTTTCCCGACGCGCAATATGTCATGGGCGAGGTCGAGCATAGCTATTGGATGCAGGACGATCTTGTGAACAAGGTTGCGCCCGAAGAGCAGCAATTCGTCCTTGGCGCCGTCAATTCGATCAATGCCGACGGGGTGGAGTGGACGCTGATCAGGGATGGTGCCGAAATCGCCCCCGGGATCCGTGCCATGAACAGCTTTGGCCATACGGCAGGGCATATGAGCCTGCATGTGTCATCGGGAGATCATCAGCTTATCGCGCTGGGCGATGCCTTTGCCCAAGTTTGGATGAACTTCGCGCATCCCGATTGGGTCAACGGGATTGACGCCGATCCAGTGCAAACCGTTGCCAGCCGGTCGGCTATTCTTGACCGCGCTGCGGCCGACAGGGTTGCGCTTCTGGGCTATCATTTCCCGTTTCCGGGGGTCGGCCATGTGGCGCGCGAGGGGGCGGCCTATCGCTTTGTGCCGGCGCTCTGGCAATTCGGCGGATGA
- the ribB gene encoding 3,4-dihydroxy-2-butanone-4-phosphate synthase, with protein MTKAYDTPGEIESSLSGAITPIDEIIADAARGKMYILVDHEDRENEGDLIIPAEFADAQAINFMATHGRGLICLPMTAERVDRLGLPMMAVNNSSRMETPFTVSIEAREGVTTGISAPDRALTVATAINEQNTMAQLATPGHVFPLRARNGGVLVRAGHTEASVDISRLAGLNPSAVICEIMKEDGEMARLPDLVEFAKAHDLKIGTISDLIAYRHKHDNLVRETRSRVVNSEHGGEWLMRVFADEITGTEHIALIKGDISGPEAVLVRAHALSELEDVLGLGSNSTDTLPAAMNIIADEGRGAVLLFREPHPKLDFGEDDDAPKIVKRTGLGSQIMATLGMSELILLTDSPSTRYLGIDAYGLSITGTRPIHKKG; from the coding sequence ATGACCAAAGCCTATGACACGCCCGGCGAGATCGAGAGCAGCCTCAGCGGCGCCATCACGCCGATTGATGAGATCATTGCCGATGCTGCGCGTGGCAAGATGTATATTCTTGTCGATCATGAAGACCGCGAGAATGAAGGTGACCTGATCATTCCGGCGGAATTTGCCGATGCGCAGGCAATCAACTTCATGGCCACCCACGGGCGTGGGCTGATCTGCCTGCCGATGACGGCCGAACGGGTTGACCGGCTTGGCCTGCCGATGATGGCGGTGAATAATTCCTCGCGTATGGAAACCCCCTTCACCGTCTCGATCGAGGCGCGCGAAGGCGTGACCACCGGCATCTCTGCGCCTGACCGGGCCTTGACCGTGGCAACGGCGATCAATGAGCAAAACACCATGGCACAGCTTGCAACGCCGGGGCATGTCTTTCCCTTGCGCGCCCGCAATGGCGGCGTCTTGGTGCGGGCCGGTCATACCGAGGCGTCGGTGGATATCTCGCGGCTTGCCGGGCTCAACCCATCGGCGGTGATCTGTGAGATCATGAAGGAAGACGGCGAGATGGCCCGCCTGCCGGACCTTGTGGAGTTTGCCAAGGCGCATGACCTCAAGATCGGGACGATCTCTGATCTGATCGCCTATCGCCACAAGCATGACAACCTCGTGCGTGAGACCCGCTCGCGGGTGGTGAACTCCGAACATGGCGGCGAATGGTTGATGCGCGTGTTCGCTGACGAGATCACAGGCACCGAGCATATCGCATTGATAAAAGGCGATATTTCCGGCCCCGAAGCGGTGCTTGTGCGCGCCCACGCGCTGAGCGAACTTGAAGATGTGCTCGGGCTTGGCAGCAATAGCACGGACACGCTGCCCGCCGCGATGAACATCATTGCCGACGAAGGGCGCGGCGCCGTGCTGCTCTTTCGCGAACCCCACCCAAAGCTCGACTTCGGCGAGGATGACGATGCGCCGAAGATCGTCAAACGCACCGGGCTCGGCTCGCAAATCATGGCCACTTTGGGCATGTCAGAGCTGATCCTTTTGACCGACTCACCCAGCACGCGCTATCTCGGGATCGACGCTTACGGGCTGTCCATCACCGGAACCCGCCCCATTCACAAGAAAGGCTGA
- a CDS encoding 6,7-dimethyl-8-ribityllumazine synthase codes for MAISHYTLPAATLDKPAKLLIVAAPFYREIIDNLIAGAKAEIEAAGATCDVIEVPGALEVPTAIGIAERLSNFDGYVALGCVIRGETTHYETVCNDSSRAIQMLGLQGLCIGNGILTVENEDQAIVRADPAQMNKGAGAAAAALHLIALTRKWGGARKGVGFLPEREEYQIAGELKDNPTA; via the coding sequence ATGGCCATTTCCCATTACACCCTGCCGGCTGCGACGCTCGACAAACCGGCCAAGCTTTTGATCGTTGCCGCACCGTTCTACCGCGAGATCATTGATAACCTGATCGCCGGTGCCAAAGCCGAGATCGAGGCCGCCGGCGCAACATGTGACGTGATCGAAGTGCCCGGAGCGCTCGAAGTGCCCACCGCCATCGGCATCGCCGAACGCCTGTCGAATTTCGACGGCTATGTGGCGCTGGGTTGTGTTATCCGCGGTGAAACCACCCATTACGAAACCGTCTGCAATGACAGCTCCCGCGCGATCCAGATGCTGGGCCTTCAGGGGCTGTGCATCGGCAATGGCATCCTGACGGTCGAGAACGAAGACCAAGCGATTGTGCGCGCCGATCCGGCCCAGATGAACAAAGGTGCTGGTGCTGCCGCTGCGGCCTTGCATCTTATCGCGCTCACCCGTAAGTGGGGCGGCGCGCGCAAAGGGGTGGGGTTTCTGCCCGAACGCGAAGAATACCAGATCGCTGGTGAGTTGAAGGACAATCCAACCGCATGA
- the nusB gene encoding transcription antitermination factor NusB → MTLSGNAKRKMKSAARLYAVQALFQMEHSGQTVESVMAEFEDHRFGATYDGDEMAEGDPTLFRRLMGDAVNYQAPIDQLTDRALVAKWPINRIDPTLRALFRAAGAELTQSNTPPKVVITEFVDVARAFFPDGKETQFVNAVLDHMAHEAKPDAF, encoded by the coding sequence ATGACCCTCTCGGGCAACGCCAAACGCAAGATGAAATCCGCCGCCCGGCTCTATGCCGTGCAGGCGCTGTTTCAGATGGAGCATTCCGGCCAAACCGTTGAATCGGTTATGGCGGAATTCGAAGATCACCGCTTTGGGGCGACCTATGATGGTGACGAAATGGCCGAGGGCGACCCGACATTGTTCCGCCGCTTGATGGGCGATGCCGTGAATTATCAGGCACCGATTGACCAATTGACCGACCGCGCATTGGTGGCGAAATGGCCGATCAACCGGATCGACCCGACCTTGCGGGCGCTGTTCCGCGCGGCGGGGGCGGAGCTGACACAGTCAAACACGCCGCCCAAAGTGGTCATTACCGAGTTTGTCGATGTGGCGCGCGCTTTCTTCCCGGATGGTAAAGAGACTCAATTCGTCAACGCCGTGCTCGACCACATGGCGCATGAGGCCAAGCCAGACGCATTCTAA
- a CDS encoding polyprenyl synthetase family protein: MSLDQVTQKPHERLAAHLQRGMEAVNTLIAERMASEHAPRIPEVTAHLVNAGGKRLRPMLTLAAAEICGYGGPYDVHLAATVEFIHTATLLHDDVVDESAQRRGRPTANLLWDNKSSVLVGDYLFSRSFQVMVETGNLRVLKILSNASATIAEGEVLQLTAAQDLRTDEAVYLQVVRGKTAALFSAATQVGGVIAEAPEPHVQALYDYGDALGIAFQIVDDLLDYAGDTSATGKNLGDDFRERKLTLPVIKAVALADAEERAFWSRTIEKGVQRDGDLEHAMALLDKHGAIEATRRDALEWAEKAKSALATLPAHAVRDMLSDIADYVVARIS; the protein is encoded by the coding sequence ATGAGCTTGGACCAGGTCACCCAGAAACCGCACGAGAGATTGGCCGCGCATTTGCAGCGCGGCATGGAGGCGGTGAACACATTGATTGCCGAGCGGATGGCATCAGAACATGCGCCGCGCATCCCCGAAGTGACCGCGCATTTGGTGAATGCCGGGGGCAAGCGGCTGCGCCCGATGCTGACCTTGGCGGCGGCAGAGATCTGTGGCTATGGCGGCCCCTATGACGTGCATCTGGCGGCGACGGTTGAGTTTATCCACACCGCGACGCTTTTGCATGATGACGTGGTCGATGAAAGCGCCCAGCGGCGCGGGCGACCGACGGCGAACCTTTTGTGGGACAATAAATCCAGCGTTCTGGTCGGCGACTACCTGTTTTCGCGCAGCTTTCAGGTGATGGTTGAGACTGGGAACTTGCGGGTTCTCAAGATCCTGTCCAACGCATCGGCCACGATTGCCGAGGGCGAAGTGCTTCAATTGACCGCGGCGCAGGATTTGCGCACGGATGAGGCGGTGTACCTGCAAGTGGTGCGCGGCAAGACGGCGGCGTTGTTTAGCGCCGCGACGCAGGTTGGCGGGGTGATTGCCGAAGCGCCGGAACCGCATGTGCAGGCGCTTTACGATTATGGCGATGCGCTTGGGATTGCGTTCCAGATCGTTGATGACCTGCTGGATTATGCCGGCGACACCAGCGCCACGGGCAAGAACCTTGGCGATGATTTTCGCGAGCGCAAGCTGACCCTGCCGGTGATCAAGGCGGTGGCATTGGCGGACGCCGAAGAGCGGGCGTTCTGGTCGCGCACCATCGAGAAGGGTGTGCAGCGGGACGGCGACCTTGAGCATGCCATGGCGTTGCTCGACAAACACGGGGCGATCGAGGCAACGCGCCGCGATGCGCTGGAATGGGCCGAGAAGGCGAAATCGGCGCTGGCCACCCTGCCCGCGCATGCGGTGCGCGATATGCTGAGCGACATTGCCGATTACGTGGTGGCGCGGATTTCGTAA
- a CDS encoding DUF2007 domain-containing protein, with protein sequence MKQLMRTNDPTQIAFAKALLQGEGITAFELDVNMSNLDGSIGILPRRIMVADADFTAAARALRDNGLPVED encoded by the coding sequence ATGAAACAGCTAATGCGCACAAACGACCCTACCCAGATCGCCTTCGCCAAAGCACTGCTTCAGGGCGAGGGTATAACGGCCTTTGAATTGGACGTAAATATGAGCAATCTTGATGGCTCCATTGGCATATTGCCACGCCGCATCATGGTCGCGGACGCCGATTTTACCGCCGCCGCCCGCGCCCTGCGCGATAATGGCCTGCCGGTCGAGGACTGA
- a CDS encoding methyltransferase → MPHPPPSPPPPSPPSSSPPPTDTVSRDLFLGGKLTLTQPRSGYRAGVDPVLLAASVPARAGQSVLDLGCGAGAAALCLGARVAGLTLTGLELQPQYAALARRNASDNAIPFEVVEGDITAIPATLKSRQFDHVIINPPYYDRTRGSAAPDPARETALGGGAVTLAQWIEAAAKRLAPKGYLSVIQRAERLPDLVSAASANLGSLQLLPLWPRPGRDSQLVILRARKSGRAEFRLHSGILMHDAPTHESDQESYSPTIRAVLRDGAPLPFPA, encoded by the coding sequence ATGCCTCATCCGCCGCCCAGTCCACCGCCGCCCAGCCCGCCGTCGTCAAGTCCGCCGCCAACTGACACCGTCAGCCGCGATCTTTTTCTCGGTGGCAAGCTCACCCTGACACAGCCGCGCTCGGGGTATCGCGCTGGCGTTGATCCCGTGCTGCTGGCCGCCTCGGTTCCGGCACGCGCCGGGCAAAGCGTGCTGGACCTCGGCTGCGGGGCAGGGGCCGCTGCGCTCTGCCTCGGGGCGCGGGTGGCGGGGCTAACGCTCACCGGGCTAGAGCTTCAACCGCAGTACGCCGCTCTGGCCCGGCGCAATGCCAGCGATAACGCCATCCCCTTTGAGGTGGTCGAAGGCGACATCACCGCCATCCCCGCCACGCTCAAATCGCGCCAGTTTGATCACGTCATCATCAACCCGCCGTATTACGACCGCACCCGTGGAAGCGCCGCGCCCGACCCGGCCCGCGAAACCGCTCTCGGTGGGGGGGCTGTCACCCTCGCACAGTGGATCGAGGCCGCCGCAAAACGTCTCGCCCCCAAAGGTTACCTCAGCGTGATCCAAAGGGCCGAGCGTCTGCCGGACCTTGTTTCCGCCGCGTCGGCAAATCTCGGCTCATTGCAACTTCTCCCACTCTGGCCCCGTCCGGGGCGCGACAGCCAGCTCGTCATCCTGCGCGCGCGAAAATCCGGCCGAGCCGAATTTCGCCTGCATTCCGGCATACTTATGCATGACGCCCCAACGCATGAGAGCGATCAGGAAAGCTATTCCCCGACCATCCGCGCGGTGCTGCGCGATGGTGCTCCCCTGCCATTTCCCGCTTAA
- a CDS encoding DUF465 domain-containing protein: MSLSSHVEELKKKHLSLSEQVEQIQRSPGSHDVEIAELKKQKLRLKEEISRLEAPVE; this comes from the coding sequence ATGAGCTTGAGTTCGCATGTTGAGGAACTGAAGAAGAAACACCTAAGCCTCTCTGAGCAGGTTGAGCAGATTCAGCGCTCACCCGGTTCTCACGATGTTGAGATTGCCGAGCTGAAGAAGCAGAAACTGCGGCTCAAGGAAGAAATTTCCCGGCTCGAAGCGCCAGTTGAATAA